One genomic region from Branchiostoma lanceolatum isolate klBraLanc5 chromosome 7, klBraLanc5.hap2, whole genome shotgun sequence encodes:
- the LOC136439028 gene encoding trimeric intracellular cation channel type B-A-like isoform X1, whose product MEGPDLGAFSFGLDDLAEAFASLSMFPLFEIAHYILMCQAVRSDSGGLTLSRKHPLANWVCCMLMCSAGGFISSLLLGLPLIGPLSKTPNVLLASAIWYVVFYAPFDVFHKVVTFPPVLMLVYCVKELHRSHTILGGVLNARKVYSSGIIVQICIGIVRGAGSGFMLNFQRLVRGKWSPETNQILHPTVVLKECLISAILFTLPTGVLPINQDQLLLLTGIVMVAVKVTLTLTNVGDPFKPIENVLCMPIFGRAEVMAAEKKKKE is encoded by the exons ATGGAAGGGCCGGATTTGGGCGCGTTTTCGTTCGGGCTGGACGATCTAGCCGAGGCGTTCGCCTCTTTGTCCATGTTCCCGTTATTCGAGATCGCCCACTACATACTGATGTGCCAAGCCGTCAGGTCGGATTCAG GAGGGCTGACCCTGTCCAGGAAGCACCCCCTGGCCAACTGGGTGTGCTGCATGTTGATGTGTTCAGCAGGGGGGTTCATCAGCAGCCTCCTCCTGGGGTTACCATTGATAGGTCCACTCAGCAAGACTCCAAACGTTCTGCTGGCTTCTGCAATCTG GTACGTGGTGTTTTATGCACCATTTGATGTCTTTCACAAGGTGGTGACTTTCCCACCGGTACTGATGCTTGTTTACTGTGTGAAGGAGCTTCATCGTTCACATACGATACTGGGAGGAGTCCTTAACGCGCGGAAGGTGTATTCCTCTGGCATCATAGTGCAAATTTGCATTGGCATTGTGCGTG GTGCGGGTAGTGGCTTCATGTTGAACTTCCAACGGCTGGTCAGAGGGAAATGGTCGCCAGAGACAAATCAGATTCTTCACCCAACAGT TGTGTTGAAGGAGTGCCTTATATCTGCTATCCTGTTCACCCTGCCCACTGGGGTACTGCCAATCAACCAGGACCAGCTTCTCCTTCTCACCGGCATCGTCATGGTCGCTGTCAAGGTCACCTTGACTCTCACAAACGTTGGCGACCCCTTCAAGCCAATAGAGAACGTTCTGTGTATGCCCATATTTGGTAGGGCAGAGGTCATGGCagcagagaagaagaagaaggagtaG
- the LOC136439028 gene encoding trimeric intracellular cation channel type A-like isoform X2: MEGPDLGAFSFGLDDLAEAFASLSMFPLFEIAHYILMCQAVRSDSGGLTLSRKHPLANWVCCMLMCSAGGFISSLLLGLPLIGPLSKTPNVLLASAIWYLEFYAPFDLFHKAVTFLPIKLVVVSLKEIRRAHKVPDGIATAAKVHPHGYVAHVVIACVKGAGSGFMLNFQRLVRGKWSPETNQILHPTVVLKECLISAILFTLPTGVLPINQDQLLLLTGIVMVAVKVTLTLTNVGDPFKPIENVLCMPIFGRAEVMAAEKKKKE; the protein is encoded by the exons ATGGAAGGGCCGGATTTGGGCGCGTTTTCGTTCGGGCTGGACGATCTAGCCGAGGCGTTCGCCTCTTTGTCCATGTTCCCGTTATTCGAGATCGCCCACTACATACTGATGTGCCAAGCCGTCAGGTCGGATTCAG GAGGGCTGACCCTGTCCAGGAAGCACCCCCTGGCCAACTGGGTGTGCTGCATGTTGATGTGTTCAGCAGGGGGGTTCATCAGCAGCCTCCTCCTGGGGTTACCATTGATAGGTCCACTCAGCAAGACTCCAAACGTTCTGCTGGCTTCTGCAATCTG GTACCTTGAGTTTTATGCTCCATTCGACCTGTTCCACAAGGCGGTGACTTTCCTACCAATAAAACTTGTCGTCGTCAGTCTCAAGGAAATCCGCCGGGCACACAAGGTGCCTGATGGTATAGCAACGGCAGCTAAGGTCCATCCTCATGGCTATGTAGCACATGTTGTCATTGCTTGTGTCAAAG GTGCGGGTAGTGGCTTCATGTTGAACTTCCAACGGCTGGTCAGAGGGAAATGGTCGCCAGAGACAAATCAGATTCTTCACCCAACAGT TGTGTTGAAGGAGTGCCTTATATCTGCTATCCTGTTCACCCTGCCCACTGGGGTACTGCCAATCAACCAGGACCAGCTTCTCCTTCTCACCGGCATCGTCATGGTCGCTGTCAAGGTCACCTTGACTCTCACAAACGTTGGCGACCCCTTCAAGCCAATAGAGAACGTTCTGTGTATGCCCATATTTGGTAGGGCAGAGGTCATGGCagcagagaagaagaagaaggagtaG
- the LOC136439023 gene encoding golgin-45-like produces MDSAPFAFVKPQAHSSQNNKKARTHGGGNDSTLNAMRRSQLSRTRSETRIFGQVQGFQKPKLNDVPLSSAKITQFKAMEERGSGAAQQGRLSAQQKAKALQVNVDHHVQVEPHLNHRASSYHDFSYSNPSQDAHNFQTRVQPTPNSMFSSQQATVISVPDDFNNAPVDITIARSANPLVPLSTAIAIPPVQRSSIGVQCTDDEEHLQSEMSGNLTSEMNRSTSEVELGIQSEVNKELKKLLVASVGSDLQYQFERMAREKAQLSVDHDNVVQQHADLSEEVERLSIQCDVWRSKFLGSRTQVSQLIDLRNAIYQQFGKAQEAIDDIMQERVPIRKEMVETYRLLDQLVKALRWGKPQPLQQAANPRNMKELVQANHRLVSAVSAQLLGNIKPMNSANQETVESGIGLTTAEAAAAQVLNMNFDLQLPSPESAAPVGKMSGRFHPQHKYEEITVNCCDKCKGEIKVV; encoded by the coding sequence ATGGATTCGGCACCGTTTGCGTTTGTGAAGCCACAGGCTCATTCATCCCAGAACAACAAGAAGGCAAGGACACATGGCGGTGGGAACGACTCGACACTCAACGCCATGAGACGGTCTCAGCTCAGCAGAACCAGGAGCGAGACGAGGATTTTCGGCCAAGTTCAAGGGTTTCAGAAGCCGAAACTCAACGACGTTCCCCTCAGCAGTGCCAAAATTACCCAGTTTAAAGCCATGGAAGAACGTGGAAGTGGAGCTGCTCAGCAAGGGAGACTGTCTGCACAACAGAAAGCTAAAGCTTTACAGGTGAATGTTGATCATCACGTTCAAGTAGAGCCACATCTAAACCACAGAGCATCTTCATATCATGACTTCAGCTACTCTAATCCATCACAAGATGCCCATAATTTTCAGACACGGGTTCAACCTACACCGAACTCCATGTTTTCATCCCAACAGGCCACAGTCATATCAGTTCCCGATGACTTCAACAATGCTCCAGTTGACATCACCATAGCCAGATCGGCTAATCCGCTAGTACCTTTGAGTACAGCAATAGCCATACCACCAGTGCAGAGAAGTAGTATCGGTGTACAGTGCACTGACGATGAAGAACATTTGCAGTCAGAGATGTCTGGGAACCTGACCTCTGAGATGAACAGAAGTACATCAGAAGTCGAGCTTGGAATACAAAGTGAAGTAAACAAGGAGCTGAAGAAGCTGCTTGTTGCATCAGTGGGCAGCGACTTGCAGTATCAATTTGAGAGAATGGCCAGGGAAAAGGCACAGCTCTCAGTGGACCACGACAATGTTGTACAACAGCACGCAGACCTGTCAGAGGAAGTGGAAAGGCTGTCCATCCAGTGCGACGTGTGGAGGAGCAAGTTCCTGGGGAGCAGGACCCAGGTCAGCCAGCTGATCGACCTGAGGAACGCCATCTACCAACAGTTCGGAAAAGCGCAGGAAGCCATTGACGATATCATGCAGGAGAGAGTGCCCATCAGGAAGGAGATGGTGGAGACATACAGGCTGCTGGACCAACTAGTAAAGGCTCTAAGATGGGGAAAGCCACAACCACTTCAACAGGCCGCAAACCCAAGGAACATGAAGGAACTGGTTCAAGCCAACCACAGGCTGGTGTCGGCTGTATCTGCACAGCTGCTAGGGAACATAAAGCCAATGAACTCTGCAAATCAGGAAACAGTAGAAAGTGGCATTGGTCTAACTACTGCAGAGGCTGCTGCGGCACAGGTGCTGAATATGAACTTTGACCTCCAGTTGCCCAGCCCAGAAAGTGCGGCTCCAGTTGGGAAGATGAGTGGCCGCTTCCACCCCCAGCATAAATATGAAGAGATCACTGTCAACTGTTGCGACAAGTGCAAGGGGGAAATCAAAGTAGTCTGA